A genomic region of Deltaproteobacteria bacterium contains the following coding sequences:
- a CDS encoding aminoacyl-tRNA hydrolase, which yields MKIIVGLGNPGREYVNHKHNVGFWVVDLMAKQNHWEWEEKKQRLQAWGSLDDEECWLVKPATYMNLSGQAVQAFLKKKNGLEKDLIVFHDDMDLELGKIRWAFGSGHGGHNGVRSIIDTLGTKDFHRIRLGIGRPEHGKDPADYVLQPFKGKDLEIVEAMIDRAAGSIPDFLKHGLQWVQNKYH from the coding sequence ATGAAGATTATTGTTGGACTTGGCAATCCGGGCCGCGAGTATGTCAACCACAAGCATAATGTCGGCTTTTGGGTGGTTGATTTGATGGCAAAGCAAAACCACTGGGAGTGGGAAGAAAAAAAACAGCGTTTGCAAGCGTGGGGTTCTTTGGATGATGAAGAATGCTGGTTGGTAAAACCGGCTACCTACATGAATTTGAGCGGGCAGGCAGTACAAGCTTTTTTGAAAAAAAAGAATGGTTTGGAAAAAGATCTGATTGTTTTTCACGATGACATGGATCTGGAACTGGGAAAGATTCGTTGGGCTTTCGGCTCCGGGCATGGTGGACACAACGGAGTACGTTCCATTATCGATACGCTGGGCACAAAAGATTTTCATCGAATTCGTTTGGGTATTGGACGCCCCGAACATGGGAAAGACCCGGCCGATTATGTTTTACAGCCGTTTAAAGGAAAAGATTTGGAAATTGTAGAAGCAATGATAGATCGGGCGGCGGGGTCCATCCCCGATTTTTTAAAACACGGTTTGCAATGGGTGCAAAATAAGTATCACTAA